In Streptomyces sp. NBC_01551, one DNA window encodes the following:
- the topA gene encoding type I DNA topoisomerase, which translates to MSPTSETAKGGRRLVIVESPAKAKTIKGYLGPGYVVEASVGHIRDLPNGAAEVPDKYTGEVRRLGVDVEHDFQPIYVVNADKKAQVRKLKELLAESDELFLATDEDREGEAIAWHLQEVLKPKVPVHRMVFHEITKDAIRDAVANPRELNQRMVDAQETRRILDRLYGYEVSPVLWKKVMPRLSAGRVQSVATRLVVERERERIAFRSAEYWDLTATFSTGRAGDASDPSTLVARLNTVDGKRVAQGRDFGSNGQLKSEVLHLDEANARALAAALADTSFAVRSVESKPYRRSPYAPFRTTTLQQEASRKLGFGAKATMQVAQKLYENGFITYMRTDSTTLSDTAVSAARAQVTQLYGADYLPEKPRVYAGKVKNAQEAHEAIRPSGDRFRTPAETGLTGDQFRLYELIWKRTVASQMKDAVGNSVTVKIGGRASDGRDAEFSASGKTITFHGFMKAYVEGADDPNAELDDREKRLPQVAEGDALSAEEITADGHSTKPPARYTEASLVKELEEREIGRPSTYASIIGTILDRGYVFKKGTALVPSFLSFAVVNLLETHFGRLVDYDFTAKMEDDLDRIARGEAQSVPWLKRFYFGSEDASEVVPADGDHLGGLKELVTDLGAIDAREISSFPVGDGVVLRVGRYGPYVERGEKDAEGHQRADVPDDLAPDELTVAYAEELFAKPSGEFELGKDPVSGNEIVAKDGRYGPYVTEILPEGTPKTGKNAVKPRTASLFKSMTLDTVTLDEALKLMSLPRVVGADAEGVEITAQNGRYGPYLKKGTDSRSLETEDQLFSITLDEALAIYAQPKQRGRAAAKPPLKELGTDPVSEKPVVVKDGRFGPYVTDGETNATLRRDDDVETITPERGYELLAEKRAKGPAKKTAKKAPAKKAPAKKATATKAAAAKKTTTAKKTAAKKTATKTATKTAAKKTAAATPASDE; encoded by the coding sequence TTGTCCCCGACTAGCGAGACCGCAAAGGGCGGCCGCCGACTCGTCATCGTCGAGTCCCCTGCCAAGGCGAAGACGATCAAGGGCTACCTCGGCCCGGGATACGTCGTCGAGGCGAGCGTCGGGCACATTCGCGACCTCCCGAACGGCGCCGCCGAGGTCCCCGACAAGTACACCGGCGAGGTCCGACGCCTCGGTGTGGACGTCGAACACGACTTCCAGCCGATCTACGTCGTCAACGCCGACAAGAAGGCCCAGGTCAGGAAGCTCAAGGAGCTGCTGGCCGAGTCCGACGAACTCTTCCTCGCCACCGATGAGGACCGCGAGGGCGAAGCCATCGCGTGGCACCTGCAGGAAGTCCTCAAGCCCAAGGTCCCCGTCCACCGGATGGTCTTCCACGAGATCACCAAGGACGCGATCCGCGACGCCGTCGCCAACCCGCGCGAGCTGAACCAGCGCATGGTCGACGCCCAGGAGACCCGCCGCATCCTCGACCGCCTCTACGGCTACGAGGTCTCGCCGGTCCTGTGGAAGAAGGTCATGCCGCGCCTGTCGGCCGGCCGAGTCCAGTCGGTCGCCACCCGCCTCGTCGTCGAGCGGGAGCGCGAGCGCATCGCCTTCCGCAGCGCCGAGTACTGGGACCTGACCGCAACCTTCTCCACCGGGCGGGCCGGCGACGCCTCCGACCCGTCCACGCTGGTCGCCCGCCTGAACACGGTGGACGGCAAGCGCGTCGCGCAGGGCCGCGACTTCGGCTCGAACGGGCAGCTCAAGAGCGAGGTGCTGCACCTCGACGAGGCGAACGCCCGGGCGCTGGCCGCCGCGCTGGCCGACACCTCGTTCGCCGTCCGCTCGGTCGAGTCCAAGCCGTACCGCCGCTCCCCGTACGCCCCGTTCCGCACGACGACGCTCCAGCAGGAGGCCTCGCGCAAGCTGGGCTTCGGCGCGAAGGCGACGATGCAGGTGGCGCAGAAGCTGTACGAGAACGGCTTCATCACCTATATGCGTACGGACTCCACCACGCTCTCCGACACCGCGGTGTCGGCGGCACGGGCGCAGGTCACCCAGCTCTACGGGGCCGACTACCTGCCGGAGAAGCCGCGCGTCTACGCCGGCAAGGTCAAGAACGCGCAGGAGGCGCACGAGGCGATTCGCCCTTCGGGTGATCGTTTCCGCACCCCGGCCGAGACCGGCCTGACCGGCGACCAGTTCCGCCTGTACGAGCTGATCTGGAAGCGGACCGTCGCCTCCCAGATGAAGGACGCGGTCGGCAACTCGGTCACGGTCAAGATCGGCGGCCGGGCGTCCGACGGCCGGGACGCCGAGTTCAGTGCCTCCGGCAAGACGATCACCTTCCACGGCTTCATGAAGGCCTACGTCGAGGGCGCGGACGACCCGAACGCCGAGCTCGACGACCGCGAGAAGCGGCTGCCGCAGGTCGCCGAGGGCGACGCGCTGTCGGCCGAGGAGATCACGGCCGACGGCCACTCGACCAAGCCGCCGGCCCGGTACACCGAGGCCTCGCTGGTCAAGGAGCTCGAAGAGCGCGAGATCGGCCGCCCGTCGACGTACGCGTCGATCATCGGCACGATCCTGGACCGCGGGTACGTCTTCAAGAAGGGCACGGCGCTCGTGCCGTCCTTCCTGTCGTTCGCCGTGGTCAACCTGCTGGAGACGCACTTCGGCCGGCTCGTCGACTACGACTTCACCGCGAAGATGGAGGACGACCTCGACCGCATCGCGCGGGGCGAGGCCCAGTCCGTGCCGTGGCTGAAGCGGTTCTACTTCGGCTCCGAGGACGCGTCGGAGGTCGTACCGGCCGACGGCGACCACCTCGGCGGCCTGAAGGAGCTGGTCACGGACCTGGGCGCGATCGACGCCCGGGAGATCTCCTCCTTCCCGGTCGGCGACGGCGTCGTGCTGCGCGTCGGCCGCTACGGGCCGTACGTGGAGCGCGGCGAGAAGGACGCGGAGGGCCACCAGCGGGCCGACGTCCCGGACGACCTGGCGCCGGACGAGCTGACGGTCGCGTACGCGGAGGAGCTGTTCGCCAAGCCGAGCGGCGAGTTCGAGCTGGGCAAGGACCCGGTGAGCGGGAACGAAATCGTCGCGAAGGACGGTCGTTACGGCCCGTACGTGACGGAGATCCTCCCCGAGGGCACCCCGAAGACGGGCAAGAACGCGGTCAAGCCGCGGACGGCCTCGCTCTTCAAGTCCATGACCCTGGACACGGTCACCCTCGACGAGGCGCTGAAGCTGATGTCGCTGCCGCGCGTCGTCGGCGCGGACGCGGAGGGCGTGGAGATCACGGCCCAGAACGGCCGCTACGGCCCGTACCTGAAGAAGGGCACGGACTCGCGGTCGCTGGAGACCGAGGACCAGCTCTTCTCGATCACGCTGGACGAGGCCCTCGCGATCTACGCGCAGCCCAAGCAGCGGGGCCGTGCCGCGGCCAAGCCGCCGCTGAAGGAACTGGGCACCGACCCGGTCAGCGAGAAGCCGGTCGTCGTCAAGGACGGCCGCTTCGGGCCGTACGTGACGGACGGCGAGACGAACGCGACGCTGCGGCGGGACGACGACGTCGAGACCATCACGCCGGAGCGGGGCTACGAACTGCTCGCGGAGAAGCGCGCGAAGGGCCCGGCGAAGAAGACGGCCAAGAAGGCGCCCGCGAAGAAGGCCCCGGCCAAGAAGGCGACGGCGACGAAGGCCGCCGCGGCCAAGAAGACGACGACCGCGAAGAAGACGGCCGCCAAGAAGACGGCGACGAAGACGGCGACCAAGACCGCGGCGAAGAAGACGGCCGCCGCCACCCCGGCTTCGGACGAGTAG
- a CDS encoding small secreted protein, with protein MNKKIAAAVSGGAVLMLVLSGCGGDDNDKKADAWAKKVCDAWQPELKKIEAANADIKRVSSESNKPEEVQKTDSEAFQTMSDSYKAMGAALTGAGVPPAKEGQATQDAAVKGFEETSKGYAELKVKVDALDVKDQNKFAEGLKEVANGLAEATKGGEQALDKLKAGGLDKVMNSQKGCQVTVVASPQ; from the coding sequence GTGAACAAGAAGATTGCGGCCGCAGTGTCCGGCGGCGCGGTGCTGATGCTCGTCCTGTCCGGGTGCGGCGGGGACGACAACGACAAGAAGGCCGATGCCTGGGCCAAGAAGGTCTGCGACGCCTGGCAGCCCGAGCTGAAGAAGATCGAGGCAGCAAACGCGGACATCAAGCGCGTGTCCTCGGAGAGCAACAAGCCCGAGGAGGTCCAGAAGACGGACTCCGAGGCCTTCCAGACCATGTCCGACTCGTACAAGGCGATGGGCGCCGCGCTGACGGGGGCGGGGGTGCCGCCGGCCAAGGAGGGCCAGGCGACCCAGGACGCCGCCGTGAAGGGCTTCGAGGAGACGTCCAAGGGCTACGCGGAGCTGAAGGTCAAGGTCGACGCCCTCGACGTCAAGGACCAGAACAAGTTCGCCGAGGGGCTCAAGGAGGTGGCCAACGGCCTCGCCGAGGCCACCAAGGGCGGCGAGCAGGCGCTCGACAAGCTCAAGGCGGGCGGCCTCGACAAGGTGATGAACAGCCAGAAGGGCTGCCAGGTCACCGTGGTGGCCTCGCCGCAGTAG
- a CDS encoding methyltransferase: protein MSTTSLPSPEHARELRGALLAAGFTADGLLDLLGAPAYAALARSETVPALRATRGGGDGPLATLVRLFLLQQPAAYAHAEGALPVEAALADGWLRREGDVVHATVDVRPYGGPDGEDWFIVSDLGCAVGGAGGIGRREEGVVLGVGGASTTLAGITVRVPVATALDLGTGSGIQALHAAQHATRVTATDVNPRALEFTRLTLALSGAPEAELLAGSLFEPVGDATYDLIVSNPPFVISPGARLTYRDGGMGGDDLCRTLVQEAGAHLNPGGYAQFLGNWQHVEGEDWHDRVRSWVPRGCDAWIVQRDVQDVTQYAELWLRDAGDHRADPAEYERHYEDWLDEFEARGTKAVGFGWITLRRTDAPEPSIVVEEWPHSVEQPLGDAVLAHFARQDYLRAHDDAALLAGHFMLAAEVIQEQVGAPGAEDPEHVVLRQNRGMRRATKVDTVGAGFAGVCDGSLSAGRILDAIAQLMQEDPVVLRDRTPEAIRMLVEQGFLEPVTGPAGRSAP from the coding sequence GTGAGTACCACCAGCCTCCCCTCGCCCGAACACGCCCGCGAACTCCGCGGAGCCCTGCTCGCCGCCGGCTTCACCGCCGACGGGCTGCTCGACCTGCTCGGCGCCCCCGCCTACGCCGCCCTGGCCCGCAGCGAGACGGTCCCCGCCCTGCGCGCCACGCGCGGCGGCGGAGACGGCCCGCTCGCGACGCTGGTCCGGCTCTTCCTGCTCCAGCAGCCCGCCGCGTACGCGCACGCCGAGGGCGCCCTGCCCGTGGAGGCCGCGCTCGCCGACGGCTGGCTGCGGCGCGAGGGCGACGTGGTGCACGCCACCGTGGACGTACGCCCGTACGGCGGCCCCGACGGCGAGGACTGGTTCATCGTCTCGGACCTCGGCTGCGCCGTCGGCGGGGCCGGCGGGATCGGGCGCCGCGAGGAGGGGGTGGTCCTCGGCGTCGGCGGCGCCTCCACCACCCTGGCCGGGATCACCGTCCGCGTGCCGGTCGCCACCGCGCTGGACCTCGGCACCGGATCCGGCATCCAGGCCCTGCACGCCGCCCAGCACGCCACCCGGGTCACCGCCACCGACGTCAACCCCAGGGCCCTGGAATTCACCCGTCTGACGCTGGCGCTGTCCGGGGCGCCCGAGGCCGAGCTGCTCGCCGGGTCGCTCTTCGAGCCCGTCGGCGACGCGACGTACGACCTCATCGTGTCCAACCCGCCCTTCGTGATCTCGCCCGGCGCCCGGCTGACGTACCGGGACGGCGGCATGGGCGGCGACGACCTGTGCCGGACCCTGGTCCAGGAGGCCGGCGCGCACCTCAACCCCGGCGGGTACGCACAGTTCCTCGGCAACTGGCAGCACGTGGAGGGCGAGGACTGGCACGACCGGGTCCGCTCCTGGGTGCCGCGCGGCTGTGACGCGTGGATCGTGCAGCGTGACGTGCAGGACGTGACGCAGTACGCGGAACTGTGGCTGCGCGACGCGGGCGACCACCGGGCCGACCCGGCCGAGTACGAGCGGCACTACGAGGACTGGCTGGACGAGTTCGAGGCCCGCGGGACCAAGGCGGTCGGATTCGGCTGGATCACGCTGCGCCGCACCGACGCGCCCGAGCCCTCGATCGTCGTCGAGGAGTGGCCGCACTCGGTGGAGCAGCCGCTCGGCGACGCGGTGCTGGCCCACTTCGCCCGGCAGGACTACCTGCGCGCCCACGACGACGCCGCCCTGCTGGCCGGCCACTTCATGCTGGCCGCCGAGGTGATCCAGGAGCAGGTCGGCGCGCCCGGCGCGGAGGACCCGGAGCACGTGGTGCTCCGGCAGAACCGCGGCATGCGGCGCGCGACCAAGGTCGACACGGTCGGGGCGGGATTCGCCGGAGTGTGCGACGGCTCACTCAGCGCGGGCCGGATCCTGGACGCGATCGCGCAGCTGATGCAGGAGGATCCGGTGGTCCTGCGCGACCGGACCCCGGAGGCGATCCGGATGCTGGTGGAGCAGGGTTTCCTGGAGCCCGTGACCGGACCGGCGGGCCGGTCCGCCCCGTGA
- a CDS encoding ATP-binding protein has product MATVELRFSAQPEHVRTARLVAAAVARRAGVEEALLDEVRLAVGEACSRAVGLHRVNGLLAPVRVVLTEEEKTFSIEVADEVPGPADAVPGIAAALDPDNDGEDEMGLAVISGLVDDVEVTTGASGGTIRMSWPVSGATDLD; this is encoded by the coding sequence ATGGCCACCGTTGAACTGCGCTTCAGCGCCCAGCCCGAACACGTCCGGACGGCCCGCCTGGTCGCGGCCGCCGTGGCGCGCCGGGCCGGCGTCGAGGAGGCCCTGCTCGACGAGGTCCGCCTCGCCGTGGGCGAGGCCTGCTCGCGTGCCGTCGGACTGCATCGCGTCAACGGACTGCTCGCGCCCGTCCGGGTGGTGCTGACCGAGGAGGAGAAGACCTTCTCCATCGAGGTCGCAGACGAGGTGCCCGGCCCGGCGGATGCCGTGCCGGGTATCGCCGCCGCCCTGGACCCGGACAACGACGGCGAGGACGAGATGGGCCTCGCGGTCATCAGCGGGCTCGTCGACGACGTCGAAGTGACCACCGGAGCGTCGGGTGGGACCATCAGGATGAGCTGGCCCGTGTCCGGCGCGACCGACCTCGACTAG
- the bldG gene encoding anti-sigma factor antagonist BldG gives MDLSLSTRTVGDRTVVEVGGEIDVYTAPKLREQLVELVNDGSYHLVVDMERVDFLDSTGLGVLVGGLKRVRAHEGSLRLVCNQERILKIFRITGLTKVFPIHTTVEDAVNATD, from the coding sequence GTGGACCTGTCCCTGTCGACTCGCACTGTCGGCGACCGTACGGTCGTGGAGGTCGGTGGCGAGATTGATGTGTATACCGCGCCCAAGCTGCGCGAGCAGTTGGTCGAGTTGGTGAACGACGGCAGCTACCACCTGGTTGTCGACATGGAGCGAGTGGACTTCCTCGACTCCACCGGCCTCGGTGTGCTCGTGGGAGGCCTCAAGCGCGTCCGCGCGCACGAGGGCTCACTGCGTCTGGTGTGCAACCAGGAGCGCATCCTGAAGATCTTCCGCATCACCGGTCTGACCAAGGTCTTCCCGATCCACACCACGGTGGAAGACGCCGTCAACGCCACCGACTGA
- a CDS encoding DEAD/DEAH box helicase: MAFNHLPAGAHDALGPLSRTPVTHSVPMANTHRPGPPTPPADPRPAPGTVLDRLSRGPSRAARITHTEHLPPRAGRHAVWPDRIRTDVVAAITAAGIEHPWEHQAAAAEHALDGESVVVATGTASGKSLAYLAPVLSALADGAEAPNGRGATALYLAPTKALAADQRRAVRELAAPLANAVRPAVYDGDTPVEEREWVRQYANYVLTNPDMLHRGILPAHPRWSSFLKALRYVVIDECHTYRGVFGSHVAQVLRRLRRLCARYGSDPVFLLASATASDPAAAASRLTGVPVTEVTDDASPRGEVVFALWEPPLLTELRGEKGAPVRRTATAETADLLTDLVVQGVRTVAFVRSRRGAELISVITQERLAEVDRSLPRRVAAYRGGYLPEERRALERALHSGELLGLAATTALELGVDVSGLDAVLITGYPGTRASLWQQAGRAGRSGQGALAILIARDDPLDTYLVHHPDALFRQPVEATVLDPDNPYVLAPHLCAAAAELPLTEADLTLFGPAARELLPQLEAAKLLRRRATAWHWTRRERACDLTDIRGGGGRPVQIVEAATGRLLGTVDGDAAHTSVHDGAVHLHQGRTYLVKHLDLEDSVALVEEASPPYSTTARDTTAISVLETDSEIPWGQGRLCFGSVEVTNQVVSYLRRKLITGEVLGEAKLDLPPRTLRTRAVWWTVTEDQLDEARINPEILGGALHAAEHASIGLLPLFATCDRWDIGGVSVPLHPDTLLPTVFVYDGHPGGAGFAERAFHTARAWLTATRDAIAACECEAGCPSCIQSPKCGNGNDPLHKRGAIRLLTRLLSEAPATGAEAGTTPEAEPGAAADTGAGA, translated from the coding sequence ATGGCATTCAATCACTTACCGGCAGGCGCGCACGACGCCTTGGGACCATTGTCCCGCACGCCAGTGACACACTCGGTTCCAATGGCCAATACTCACCGCCCCGGTCCGCCCACGCCACCAGCGGACCCCCGACCCGCCCCGGGAACCGTTCTGGACCGGCTCTCACGGGGGCCTTCGCGGGCTGCGCGCATCACCCATACGGAGCACTTGCCCCCTCGGGCGGGTCGTCATGCAGTCTGGCCCGACCGCATCCGAACGGATGTCGTGGCCGCCATCACGGCCGCCGGGATCGAACATCCGTGGGAACACCAGGCCGCGGCCGCCGAGCACGCCCTGGACGGCGAGTCGGTGGTCGTCGCCACCGGAACCGCCTCCGGCAAGTCCCTGGCCTACCTGGCGCCGGTGCTCTCGGCCCTCGCGGACGGCGCCGAGGCCCCCAACGGGCGCGGCGCCACCGCCCTGTACCTGGCCCCCACCAAGGCCCTCGCGGCCGACCAGCGGCGCGCCGTACGGGAACTGGCCGCCCCGCTCGCAAACGCCGTCCGCCCCGCCGTCTACGACGGGGACACGCCGGTCGAAGAACGCGAATGGGTGCGCCAGTACGCCAACTACGTCCTGACCAACCCCGACATGCTGCACCGGGGGATCCTGCCGGCCCACCCCCGCTGGTCCTCGTTCCTGAAGGCCCTGCGGTACGTCGTCATCGACGAATGCCACACCTACCGGGGAGTATTCGGCTCGCACGTCGCCCAGGTGCTGCGCCGCTTGCGGCGGCTGTGCGCCCGCTACGGCTCCGATCCCGTGTTCCTGCTGGCCTCCGCCACCGCGAGCGACCCGGCCGCCGCGGCGTCCCGGCTGACCGGAGTACCGGTCACCGAGGTCACCGACGACGCCTCGCCGCGCGGCGAAGTGGTCTTCGCGCTGTGGGAGCCGCCGCTGCTGACCGAGCTGCGCGGCGAGAAGGGCGCCCCGGTGCGCCGCACCGCCACCGCCGAGACGGCCGACCTGCTGACCGACCTCGTCGTGCAGGGCGTCCGGACGGTCGCCTTCGTCCGCTCCCGGCGCGGGGCCGAGCTGATCTCCGTGATCACCCAGGAGCGGCTCGCCGAGGTGGACCGCTCCCTGCCCCGGCGTGTCGCCGCCTACCGGGGCGGCTACCTGCCCGAGGAGCGCCGGGCCCTGGAGCGGGCCCTGCACTCCGGCGAGCTGCTCGGCCTGGCCGCGACGACCGCGCTGGAGCTCGGCGTCGACGTCTCCGGCCTGGACGCCGTGCTGATCACCGGCTACCCGGGCACCCGGGCCTCCCTGTGGCAGCAGGCGGGCCGCGCCGGGCGCTCCGGGCAGGGCGCCCTGGCCATCCTGATCGCCCGGGACGACCCGCTGGACACCTACCTGGTCCACCACCCCGACGCGCTCTTCCGGCAGCCCGTGGAAGCCACCGTCCTGGACCCCGACAACCCGTACGTGCTGGCCCCGCACCTGTGCGCGGCCGCCGCCGAGCTGCCCCTGACGGAGGCCGACCTGACCCTGTTCGGCCCGGCCGCCCGGGAGCTGCTGCCGCAGCTGGAGGCCGCGAAGCTGCTCCGCCGGCGGGCCACCGCCTGGCACTGGACGCGCCGGGAGCGGGCCTGCGACCTGACCGACATCCGGGGCGGCGGGGGCCGCCCGGTGCAGATCGTCGAGGCCGCCACCGGGCGGCTGCTCGGCACGGTCGACGGGGACGCCGCCCACACCTCCGTCCACGACGGCGCCGTCCACCTCCACCAGGGCCGCACCTACCTGGTGAAGCACCTCGACCTGGAGGACTCGGTCGCGCTGGTCGAGGAAGCCAGCCCGCCGTACTCCACCACCGCCCGCGACACCACCGCCATCTCCGTCCTGGAGACCGACTCCGAGATCCCCTGGGGCCAGGGCAGGCTCTGCTTCGGCTCCGTCGAGGTGACCAACCAGGTCGTCTCGTACCTGCGGCGCAAGCTGATCACCGGTGAGGTGCTCGGCGAGGCGAAGCTCGACCTGCCGCCGCGCACCCTGCGCACCCGGGCCGTGTGGTGGACGGTCACGGAGGACCAGCTCGACGAGGCCCGGATCAACCCCGAGATCCTCGGCGGCGCCCTGCACGCCGCCGAGCACGCCTCCATCGGCCTGCTCCCGCTGTTCGCCACCTGCGACCGCTGGGACATCGGCGGCGTCTCCGTCCCGCTGCACCCCGACACCCTGCTCCCGACCGTCTTCGTCTACGACGGCCACCCCGGCGGCGCCGGCTTCGCGGAACGCGCCTTCCACACGGCCCGCGCCTGGCTGACGGCGACCCGCGACGCCATCGCCGCCTGCGAATGCGAGGCCGGCTGCCCGTCCTGCATCCAGTCCCCCAAATGCGGCAACGGCAACGACCCCTTGCACAAACGCGGCGCGATCCGCCTCCTGACCCGACTCCTGTCGGAGGCCCCGGCGACGGGAGCCGAGGCGGGGACGACTCCCGAGGCCGAACCGGGGGCGGCTGCCGACACGGGGGCGGGGGCTTAG
- a CDS encoding sodium-translocating pyrophosphatase — MTGLFTPNAPIGTSDLAAAVLTDDNRLIVIVIAAVALAALVVAQILVRQVLAADEGTDAMKKIAAAVQEGANAYLGRQLRTLGIFAVVVFFLLFLLPADDWTQRAGRSAFFLVGALFSAATGYIGMRLAVRANVRVAAAAREATPAEGEPAKDLTDVSHKAMKIAFRTGGVVGMFTVGLGLLGASCVVLVYAADAPKVLEGFGLGAALIAMFMRVGGGIFTKAADVGADLVGKVEQGIPEDDPRNAATIADNVGDNVGDCAGMAADLFESYAVTLVAALILGKAAFGDLGLAFPLIVPAIGVITAMIGIFAVSPRRSDRSGMTAINRGFFISAVISLALVAIAVYAYLPATYKELVGVEDAAIANHSGDPRVLAVVAVAIGIVLAALIQQLTGYFTETNRRPVRDIGKSSLTGAATVVLAGISVGLESAVYTALLIGLGVYGAFLLGGTSIMLALFAVALAGTGLLTTVGVIVAMDTFGPVSDNAQGIAEMSGDVEGAGAQVLTDLDAVGNTTKAITKGIAIATAVLAAAALFGSYNDAIANAVKEVGAKAGEMNLSLDIAQPNNLVGLILGAAVVFLFSGLAINAVSRSAGAVVYEVRRQFREHPGIMDYTEKPEYGRVVDICTKDALRELATPGLLAVLTPIAVGFSLGVGALGSFLAGAIGTGTLMAVFLANSGGAWDNAKKLVEDGHHGGKGSEAHAATVIGDTVGDPFKDTAGPAINPLLKVMNLVALLIAPAVVQFSYGADASATVRAIVAVIAIAVIVGAVYVSKRRGIAVGDDAEGEGATAERVAGPADPAVVS, encoded by the coding sequence ATGACGGGGCTCTTCACCCCCAACGCGCCGATCGGCACTTCCGATCTGGCAGCCGCTGTACTCACCGATGACAATCGGCTCATCGTGATCGTCATTGCGGCGGTCGCACTCGCCGCGCTCGTCGTCGCGCAGATCCTGGTCCGCCAGGTGCTCGCCGCCGACGAGGGAACCGATGCGATGAAGAAGATCGCCGCGGCCGTCCAGGAAGGCGCCAACGCCTACCTCGGTCGGCAGCTGCGCACCCTCGGCATCTTCGCCGTCGTGGTGTTCTTCCTGCTCTTCCTGCTCCCCGCCGACGACTGGACGCAGCGGGCCGGCCGGTCCGCCTTCTTCCTCGTCGGCGCCCTCTTCTCCGCCGCCACCGGCTACATCGGCATGCGGCTGGCGGTCCGCGCCAACGTCCGCGTCGCCGCCGCGGCGCGCGAGGCCACCCCCGCCGAGGGCGAACCCGCCAAGGACCTGACCGACGTGTCGCACAAGGCGATGAAGATCGCCTTCCGCACGGGCGGCGTGGTCGGCATGTTCACCGTCGGCCTCGGCCTGCTCGGCGCCTCCTGCGTCGTCCTGGTCTACGCCGCCGACGCCCCGAAGGTGCTGGAGGGCTTCGGCCTCGGCGCCGCGCTGATCGCGATGTTCATGCGTGTCGGCGGCGGCATCTTCACCAAGGCCGCCGACGTCGGCGCCGACCTGGTCGGCAAGGTCGAGCAGGGCATTCCGGAGGACGATCCGCGCAATGCCGCGACCATCGCCGACAATGTGGGCGACAACGTCGGCGACTGCGCCGGAATGGCGGCCGACCTCTTCGAGTCGTACGCCGTCACGCTCGTGGCCGCGCTCATCCTCGGCAAGGCCGCCTTCGGCGACCTCGGTCTCGCGTTCCCGCTGATCGTCCCCGCGATCGGCGTCATCACCGCCATGATCGGCATCTTCGCGGTCTCCCCGCGCCGCTCCGACCGCAGCGGAATGACCGCGATCAACCGCGGCTTCTTCATCTCCGCCGTGATCTCCCTGGCGCTGGTCGCGATCGCCGTCTACGCCTACCTGCCGGCCACCTACAAGGAGCTCGTCGGCGTCGAGGACGCCGCGATCGCCAACCACTCCGGTGACCCGCGCGTCCTGGCCGTCGTCGCCGTCGCCATCGGCATCGTGCTCGCCGCCCTGATCCAGCAGCTGACCGGCTACTTCACCGAGACCAACCGCCGTCCCGTCCGGGACATCGGCAAGTCCTCCCTGACCGGCGCGGCCACCGTCGTCCTCGCCGGCATCTCGGTCGGCCTGGAGTCCGCCGTCTACACCGCGCTGCTCATCGGCCTCGGCGTCTACGGAGCGTTCCTGCTCGGCGGCACCTCGATCATGCTGGCGCTGTTCGCGGTGGCCCTGGCCGGCACCGGCCTGCTCACCACCGTCGGCGTCATCGTCGCCATGGACACCTTCGGCCCCGTCTCCGACAACGCCCAGGGCATCGCCGAGATGTCCGGCGACGTCGAGGGCGCCGGAGCGCAGGTCCTGACCGACCTGGACGCGGTCGGCAACACCACCAAGGCCATCACCAAGGGCATCGCGATCGCCACCGCCGTGCTCGCCGCGGCCGCGCTCTTCGGCTCGTACAACGACGCCATCGCGAACGCGGTCAAGGAAGTCGGTGCCAAGGCGGGCGAGATGAACCTCAGCCTGGACATCGCCCAGCCCAACAACCTGGTCGGCCTGATCCTGGGCGCGGCGGTCGTGTTCCTGTTCTCCGGCCTCGCCATCAACGCCGTCTCCCGCTCCGCGGGCGCCGTCGTCTACGAGGTGCGCCGCCAGTTCCGCGAGCACCCCGGGATCATGGACTACACCGAGAAGCCCGAGTACGGGCGCGTCGTGGACATCTGCACCAAGGACGCGCTGCGCGAGCTCGCCACGCCCGGTCTGCTCGCCGTGCTCACCCCGATCGCCGTCGGCTTCTCGCTCGGCGTCGGCGCGCTCGGCTCGTTCCTCGCGGGCGCCATCGGCACCGGCACCCTGATGGCGGTCTTCCTCGCCAACTCCGGCGGCGCGTGGGACAACGCGAAGAAGCTCGTCGAGGACGGCCACCACGGCGGCAAGGGCAGCGAGGCCCACGCCGCGACCGTCATCGGCGACACCGTCGGCGACCCGTTCAAGGACACCGCGGGCCCCGCGATCAACCCGCTGCTCAAGGTCATGAACCTGGTGGCGCTGCTGATCGCCCCGGCCGTCGTGCAGTTCAGCTACGGCGCGGACGCCAGCGCGACCGTACGGGCGATCGTCGCCGTCATCGCCATCGCCGTCATCGTCGGCGCGGTCTACGTCTCCAAGCGCCGCGGCATCGCGGTCGGGGACGACGCCGAGGGCGAGGGCGCCACGGCGGAGCGGGTGGCGGGACCGGCCGACCCGGCGGTGGTTTCCTGA